In uncultured Tolumonas sp., the following are encoded in one genomic region:
- the rsfS gene encoding ribosome silencing factor, which translates to MQGKQLQDFVVDKLDDIKASDIVVLDVRGISDITDCMIICTGNSNRHVRSIADNLAEEIRHAGMMPFGVDNNSDAEWVLVDLGEVMVHVMQSDARNLYQLEKLWHSNIKAA; encoded by the coding sequence TTGCAAGGTAAACAACTACAAGACTTCGTCGTAGACAAGCTCGACGACATTAAAGCCAGCGATATTGTGGTGCTGGACGTACGCGGCATTTCGGACATCACCGACTGCATGATCATCTGTACCGGTAACTCAAATCGCCATGTACGCTCAATCGCTGACAACCTTGCCGAAGAAATTCGTCATGCCGGCATGATGCCATTTGGTGTCGACAATAATAGCGATGCTGAGTGGGTACTGGTCGATCTGGGTGAAGTGATGGTGCATGTGATGCAAAGCGATGCGCGCAATCTCTATCAACTGGAAAAACTGTGGCACAGTAATATCAAGGCCGCCTGA